The Euleptes europaea isolate rEulEur1 chromosome 19, rEulEur1.hap1, whole genome shotgun sequence genome includes a window with the following:
- the DDX52 gene encoding probable ATP-dependent RNA helicase DDX52 — MDSHELFRRLGAGAKFDVKRFRGDAERFKVIKKKDKEFLADLDFFASKKLLKPSENGTGASEPLDEAKQSSEVHSEDDMSESGGAANKRKRDEQSTEGKRRRRKKKKTMTQETAPLLAGTENDGLLWMSAVEAKLGVPKKREEKPTAEKLERARQEKVNHFRNQHKIYIQGTDLPEPIATFEQLREEYKIHPRIIQNIEAAGFQSPTPIQMQAIPVMLHGRELLACAPTGSGKTLAFSVPILVHLKQPMNRGFRALIISPTRELTNQTHRELVTLSEGMGFRIHMIHKATQAAKNFGPKSSHKFDILVTTPNRLIYLLKQDPPAIDLSRVEWLVVDESDKLFEDGKTGFRDQLATIFLACTSPLVKRAMFSATFAHDVEQWCKLNLDNVISVSIGARNSAAETVDQELLFVGSETGKLLAVRDLVKKGFTPPVLVFVQSIERAKELFHELIYEGINVEVIHADRTQQQRENIVQSFRAGKIWVLICTALLARGIDFKGVNMVLNYDFPSSAVEYIHRIGRTGRAGRAGKAITFFTEDDKPLLRSIASVIQRAGCPVPDYIKHFHKLQSKQKKKLIKKPLEREHIVTSPRFLQGKAKRKRIISKKDVKKAKAKNNNSQSQTVPEN, encoded by the exons ATGGATTCCCACGAGCTCTTCCGGAGACTCGGGGCCGGCGCCAAGTTCGACGTGAAGCGCTTCAGGGGGGACGCGGAGCGGTTCAAG GTAATCAAAAAGAAGGACAAAGAATTTCTGGCGGATCTTGACTTCTTTGCAAGCAAAAAGCTTCTGAAGCCTTCTGAGAATGGCACAGGAGCAAGTGAGCCTCTAGATGAAGCCAAGCAGTCATCTGAAGTACACTCTGAAGATGACATGAGTGAATCTGGTGGGGCTGCAAACAAGAGAAAAAGAGATGAGCAAAGCAcagaagggaagaggaggaggaggaagaagaaaaagacaatgACCCAAG AGACGGCTCCACTCCTTGCTGGAACTGAAAATGATGGGCTGCTGTGGATGTCTGCTGTGGAAGCAAAGCTTGGTGTGCccaaaaaaagggaggagaagcCCACTGCCGAGAAACTGGAACGAGCCAGACAAGAAAAG GTAAACCATTTCAGAAACCAGCACAAGATTTACATCCAAGGAACAGATCTTCCAGAACCAATTGCTACATTTGAGCAACTCAGGGAAGAATACAAAATCCACCCAAGGATCATTCAGAATATCGAGGCTGCTGGATTCCAGTCTCCCACGCCAATTCAGATGCAAGCCATTCCGGTCATGCTTCAT GGTCGTGAACTTCTGGCTTGTGCCCCCACCGGCTCTGGAAAGACCCTGGCCTTTTCCGTTCCTATTCTAGTGCACCTGAAGCAGCCTATGAACAGAGGTTTCAGAGCTCTCATAATTTCACCCACGCGGGAGCTGACCAATCAG ACCCACAGAGAACTGGTGACGCTGTCTGAAGGGATGGGCTTCCGGATTCATATGATCCACAAAGCTACCCAGGCTGCAAAGAACTTTGGACCAAAGTCCTCCCATAAATTTG ATATACTGGTGACCACTCCCAACAGGCTTATTTATTTGCTGAAACAAGACCCTCCGGCAATAGACTTGTCCAG GGTCGAGTGGCTCGTAGTCGACGAGTCAGACAAGTTGTTTGAAGATGGGAAGACGGGGTTCCGAGACCAGTTGGCCACCATTTTTCTGGCTTGCACCTCCCCTCTTGTCAAGAGGGCCATGTTCAGCGCAACGTTCGCACATGATGTGGAGCAGTGGTGTAAGCTGAACTTGGACAACGTCATTTCGGTCTCTATTGGAGCAAG AAACTCTGCAGCGGAGACAGTAGATCAGGAGCTCTTGTTTGTAGGCTCGGAGACTGGGAAACTGCTAGCAGTGAGAGACCTTGTGAAAAAG GGCTTCACGCCTCCTGTCTTGGTTTTCGTCCAGTCCATTGAGCGGGCGAAAGAGCTTTTCCACGAGCTCATCTACGAGGGCATCAATGTGGAAGTCATTCATGCAGACCGAACGCAGCAGCAG AGAGAGAACATTGTCCAGAGTTTCAGGGCAGGGAAGATCTGGGTCCTGATTTGCACCGCTTTGCTAGCGAGAGGAATTGACTTCAAAGGAGTGAATATGGTCCTCAATTATGACTTCCCAAGTAGTGCTGTGGAGTATATTCACCGGATCG GCCGCACGGGGAGAGCTGGACGTGCAGGAAAAGCAATCACTTTCTTCACTGAAGATGACAAGCCGTTGCTAAGAAG CATAGCCAGTGTTATTCAGCGAGCCGGCTGTCCTGTACCAGACTACATAAAACATTTTCACAAACTGCAAAG CAAGCAAAAGAAGAAGCTGATTAAGAAGCCGTTGGAAAGGGAACACATCGTCACGTCCCCTCGGTTCTTGCAGGGGAAAGCCAAGAGGAAGAG